DNA sequence from the bacterium genome:
CGCACTCCGGCGAGGTTCATGTACCTTGCCGTATTCGCTCTCTCTGCCCTGTCGGCCCATGGGCTCGAGTACTTGCTCTCGCTTCACAGCAAGCTGCGCACGAGGCGCCTCGTCGGCGTGTGTTTGGTGCTGATCGTCGCGGCTCTCTCAATCACTGCGTATCATCTCGCGCTTGGCAATTCGCTCGCCGTGAGCCAGGAGCGATCGTTTCCCGCTCAATCCCGAAATCTTGTCAGCGACGAGAGCAGGACCTTCTTTGCCCGCTACGGCGAGGCGCTATCAGGGGACCTGTGGCGGTTCGGGACCATCTCCGCCTTGTCCGCCCTGCTGCTGGTTTTGATTATCAGCAGGCCTCGGCAGGGCCGCTACTTGGCATTCGCCCTGCCTGTGCTGCTTTTTATCGACCTTTTCTCGTTCGGGCATGGGTTCAATCCGGTCGTCTCGACGAAGGTCTATACGAGGCCCGGCAAGCTCGTCAGACTTCTGCGTGCGGACCCTGGCACATTCAGGACGCTGCGATGGCATGTCCACGAGCTCTGGCGCCCAGAATTGGGCGTCGGCGAAGGCGAAAGGCAGGCTGACCCGTTCACGCCTGGCTGGGTCAATAACCTCGAGAGATACCGCAATTGCACGGAGTCGCTCGTGCCCAATACCAACATGCTCTACGGCATCGACAGCGCCGACGGTTACACCTCGTTTGGGCTTGCCCGATACAACGAGCTGCTTGGCGCTCCGGGCAAGTGCGCATGGCCGAGGTTCGAGCCCTCGCCGGGCCTGTTGTCGCTGCTGAACGTCAAATACGTCATCTCGTCCGAGGTGATCGACAACGCTCGGCTCGCCCCGGTTTTCACGTCGGGTGACCTTTATCTATACCAGAACGGCGATTTCCTGCCTCGTTTCTTTCTCGTGGAGAGGGCGATCGTGCTCCCCAATGAGGCGGCTGTCCTGAAGGCCGTCAAAGACCGCAGCTTTCATCCGCTTTCTGGCGTGCTGCTCGCCGGGGGCGAGCTGCGGAAGGCGGGCGGTTTCAATCTCGGCTCGCTATTGCGCCAGTGGTCGATCGAGGGCGTTTCTGGGACGCCTCGCGGCGCGCGTCGTGTGGCGGCCGGCCCCCTGGGCGAAGTGATCGTTGTTCAGGCCGATCCTGGCGAGATAACGCTCGAGGTCCGGGCCAATCTGCCCACATTCTTGGTTGTCTCGGAGAACGACTATCCGGGCTGGGAGGCGTTCATAAATGGGGAGCGGTCGCCCATCTTGCGGGCCTACGGTTTTGTAAAGGCGCTCGCTGTCCCCAGAGGGAAGAGCGTCGTCAGGCTCGTGTTTGAGCCGAAGAGCGTTGGCATCGGTCTTCTTATCTCTCTCCTTTCGGCGATGGCTGTCTTCTGTGCGGCGATCGCTTTTCTGTCCTGCAAGCGTGTCGAGCCGCCGCCGGGCGACGAGCGCTGCGGCGGGGGATTCGTGTCGAGATGGGTGGTCATCTCGATTGCTGTTGGCCTGATCGTTGCTCCAGGGCTCCTCGGCCCGGAGGGCAGCCAGCGAGCTGCTGCTGGTCTGTATTTTGGCAACGTGGTCGCGAAGGTCTATTGCGATTCGGCGGCCGATGCCTTGCGACGAGGTGAGAACGATGCGGCCGCCGAGACCGCCAAGGCTGCGCTTGAGTTGACGCCCGACGGTGTTAGGGCACACTATCTGCTCGGAGCAGCGTTGTTTGGGCTCGAAGACTGGGACGGAGCTCGGCGGCAGTGGGAGCGGTGCTTGGAGCTTGAGCCCAAGTATTCGCCGGCGCTTCGCGGGCTTGCCGAGCTGGGCATGCGATTCGGGAGATAGGATGTTCTATTCACCACGGAAGAAACTTGCGGTTTTCAGGGCTGCCTTGTGGGGAGCAACGCAGTGCGGCAAGACCGAGACGCTGAAGGGCCTGATCTCGCAGCTACCGCGTGAAGTTACCAGGGGCAACTGGCTAGACTATGCGGACATTCCCGAGCGCGACACTGAGCTTTTCCTGGAATATGTCCCTGTCCGGCTCGGGCACATAAAGGAGGCTGACGTGATGCTGGAGCTCTTCGCGCCTCATGCAGATCAAGCTGGCCTCGAGGTGTGGCTAAAGCTCGTCTCCGGTGCGGACGGTATCATCATCGTGGTGGACTCGCGCACTTCTAGGCTCGCTAGAAACCTGGCCTCGCTCCGCCGGCTGCGGCAGCTGCTCGTTGCGGCCAATCGGTCGCTGGAGAGAATGCCCTCGGTCTGCCAGTTCAACAAAAGAGATGCGCCCGATGCTCTGCCGCTCGAGGTGCTGGAGAGGGCCATCGACCTCAGGATTGCGCCCGGGGTCGGGACGGTTGCGACGAGGCAGATGGGCCTCGTTGACGTGGTTCAGGTGTTGAGCAAGCTGCTTGTGCGGACGCTCTGAGCCGGCTGCGGCCAAGATGTTGTGGTGGCGACATATTAGAGCCCGAGATGTGCGACTTGTAGTCGCGATGCTGTGGGAATAATCCCGCAAGCCACACAATATCTTGATCCAGCTACAATTCGGGCTTGACTTCACACAAATTGTGCGTTTAGTATTCTTACAGGAAGTTAGGTGTTGTTTTTCTGTATTGTTGGTTTCTTAACCAAATGATGGAGGGATGGGGATGAAAGCAAGGGACCTTATGAACGAGGAGGTCGAGTTCATCGATGGGTCCAGGAATGTCGCGGACGCCGTCAGGCAGATGAACGAGCGCAACGTCAGCAGCCTGATCGTCCAACACCGGGGCATCGAGGATGCCTTTGGGATTGTGACTCGGAAGGATGTCGTCACTAAGGTCATCGCCACTGGCGCAGACCCTCACGCGACGAAGGTTGCGGACATCATGAGCAAACCGCTGGTGTTTGCGTCGCCGGGGCTTGAGCACAAGTATGCGGCCAGGCTTCTTGCTAACACGGGCTTCAGGCGGCTGCCGGTCTTCGATGGCAAGAACATAGTCGGGATGCTGTCGAACTCAGACATCTTCGCCGCCTTTTCTAAGACCATTTAGTCTCGCGACAACTGGCTCTTCTTTCTCCTTCGTACGGCCCCGCCGCCTCCGGGTGGCGGGGCCGTTCTGCTGGTGGCTGAAGATTGCTCAGCTCGCCTTGGGCCGAGTTCAGGCCCTCTTTTGGCCGCAGATAACCATCCTAAAACTGTGCTTGCTAAGTGGCACCTTGACGTTGTTTTCTCCGTATGCAGACGTAATCTGCAGCCCCAGTCGTGCAAGGATACCTGCCATCTCGCTATAAGTATAAAGCCGCACCCAGCCTTGTGAGCGGTGAAACCTAAGACCTCTCCACCGAACAGAGCAGACGTCCGTTCTGAGGCGTGACTCCTTACGATCGTAGCGAAACCGGTAAACCCCAATAGCCCCCTTGTCGAGCTGGAACTTGACGCACGGGCATCTTTGCATCGCCCAGCCGGCATTTATGACCCCTATGACGAATCTGCCGCCCGGAACAAGAACTCTCGCCAGCTCCGCCAGCATCGCCTCGTTGGCCTCGTTTGTCTCTTTGTATCCGATGCCACCCTCTGCCATGCCAATTATGCAATCGAACGAATGGGTGTCGAACGGTAACAGGCCGATGTCGGCGGTAACAAAGCTCGCTCTCGCGGAAGTAATCCTGGCCCGCTTCATAGCAAGTCGTGGCAGGACATGGGAGATGTCAACGCCAGTAACCAAAAACCCTCCTTCGGCAAGCAGAAGACTGTGCCGTCCGAACCCGCACCCGGCGTCGAGGAGGCGTCTTGCCCGCCCCGGACCGAGGACCTCCAGCAAAAACTTCACCTCCCGCGCGGTTATCTCGGGCTTTGCCCAGGGAGCATAGACGGCTCCCTCACCAATCTTATCTAGTTCGTCCTTCCACCAGCCGGGCGCAGTCCCTTTCGGCATCGTCATGGCCACAGAGTATTGCCCGGCCATGTTTGATGTCAATCGTGAGGGAAGCGGGCGAGAAGTTTTTGTGCTTTTGGTGCTTGACAAGCTTGGACAGTGGCACTAAATTGGGCTTCTGAGGAGGTCTGCTGGTGAGACCTCTGCAAGATTAAGCAGCCTTTGTGTGTGGTTGGGTTAGCCAAAGATGGGAGGATACCTGCTATGATGATGGCGCGTCGTTGTGCTCTGATTATATTGGTTCTAGCGCTTGCTGGGCTGCAGGCGGCCTGTATGCTGTTTTACAAACGTCCTGACGTGGAGTTGGAGGCCGCCTCAACGAGCATCTCTAACTCGAAGGAGGCATGTGCAGACATTTACGCCTCGGACGCCTTCGCGGAGGCGCAGGATAAGCTGAAAGAGGCGCAAGTGGCGGCTGACCACAAGGAGAAGGGCGCGAAGGACTTGGCGCTCGAGGCCAAGGAACTTGCGGAGAAATCGAAGGCCGATGCGATCAGGCGTGGCGATGAGTCGCGTGCGATAACGAGCAAGAATCTTGCCGAGTCGCGAGATGTACTTGCCAATGTTGACGCGGCGCTGAGCGAGCTTGGCGAGGACGCGGGTGGTGCGCTGTTCGTAAGTCGAATGGATTCACTGCGTGATTTGGAGGTGAAGACAGAGACTCAGCTGAGGGAGGCTGGCTGCAGTCTTCTGGCTGCAGAGGAGGGGAGTAAGACGCTTTTATCTGGGGCGAATGAGCTCTTGGCAGACGTTGAGAGCTACTCGTTCTCGGTAAAGGCCGAGCAGCAGCCGGTTGCCCCCATTTTACATTCGGTGGTCCAGGGCGAGTGCTTGTGGTGCATAGCGGGTTATTCGACAGTGTATTCTGATCCTTTTCTATGGCCGCTTATCTATAGCGCCAACCGGGACCAGATCAAGGACCCCGACCTGATCTTCCCAGGCCAGGTTTTTGAGGTTCCGAGAGATTCAACGGACGTGGAGAAGGCTGAGGCCAGGCACGAGGCGAGAACGCGTGGCCAGTGGAGTCTCTACGACGGGAGGTAGGCGTTCGAGAGGTCTGCGGCTTTGGGACGCGGTGGTTTTTGCGGCGTAGTGTGAGCCGCGTTCTTTGAGATGGAAAGAGTCGTAGATTTCACGGAGAATGAGAGCCTGCGAAGGCTGTTGGGTTCTTACGATTCGGGTTCCAATCTAATCGAGGACGAATTCGGCGTCGTCCTAATTTCCCGTGGCAGCAAGGTCAAGGTCCGCGGCGAGGACAGCAAAGTTCTTATGGTTGAGGATTTCTTGCGGAAGATGGCTCCGCTATTGCACAAACACCTTCAGTGTGATGATTCGCTCGTCGCTGATGCGGTCTATGCGTATCTAAATGACGCGAATGTTGATCTGCCGGGGCTTTTCTCTGAGCAGATAAGAGTTCCGTCTCGCGAGGCGGATATATACCCCAAGACGTCGAACCAAAAGCGCTACGTTCGGCTGATGAGGACTTCCGACATAGTTTTCTCGATCGGGCCGGCTGGGACGGGCAAGACCTACCTTGCGATGGCAATCGCGGTCTCGTCGTTTCTCACCAAGAGAGTGAAGCGGATTGTCTTGACCAGGCCTGCTATCGAGGCAGGAGAGCGTTTGGGCTTCTTGCCGGGCGATTTCAAGGAGAAGGTGATGCCGTATTTGCGGCCGCTTTACGATGCACTTTACGACATGATCCCCATGAACAAGGCGACTTACCTCATAGAGAATGGGGCGATCGAGATAGCGCCTCTTGCGTACATGCGTGGTCGGACGCTCAACGACAGCTTCGCGATCTTGGACGAAGCTCAGAACACCACCCCTGAGCAGATGAAGATGTTTCTCACTCGTCTGGGCAAGGGCTCGAGGGCGGTTATCACGGGTGACATAACGCAGATAGACCTGCCGGCGGCGCAGGTCTCAGGTCTTGTGCAGGTTCAATCTGTTCTGTCGTCCATTCGTGGCATAGAGTTCATCTATTTCTCGTCTGCCGATGTTGTCCGGCACAACCTGGTGCAGAAGATCATAGATGCCTACGAGGTGTTCGGTCGGCCGCCAGTTGTGGCGCCTGAGCCGGTTCCTCAGACTTCCTTTGACACGGGAAAAGGTGAGAGCGCTGCTGGCTGATTTGGCGTAGCGTTTGTGGCAATCAGCAGGCACTGAAAATGAAAAAGAATGGCTCCAAGCACAAACCTAAAGGCCTGGTGCAGAATTCAGAGCCCCCTGACCGGCGTTCATCAGGGACTTCGCCTCCTGTCGCAAGACTGAGGGCGCTATTTGCCCAGAACCGCGTTCAAAGCGCGGTGATAGCATGTGTGGCGATAGCTCTTCTCACTGTTTTGCTCGTTCCCAAACGGCACACGATAGACCTGAAGCTGTTTCCCGTCGGGGAGATCGCAAGGCAGGATATCTGGGCGCCCACCGAGATCACTGTCGAGGACGAAGAGACGACAGTGGCCAAGAAAAAGGCCGCGGTTGCGAATGTGCCCTCCGTATATGACTTCGACGAGCGCGCCTTCTCCCAGACGACTAGAGCGATAGGCTTGACGTTCCGGGCTCTTCGAGCTGGTATCGAGAAGCGCAACGAGTTGCTGCGATCGCTTCTGCAGCCGGCGGCACCGGAAGGTGAGGGCAAGCAGGCGAAGTTGGCGGAGGATGTATCCGCCAAAGGCACAAAGGAGAAGTTATCCGGGCCTTCGGAGGCGCCGGCTCGGCCCGAGGTGAAGCCGACGATTGCAGACTTACATGAGGAGTTCAAGCAGTTGCTGGGGATCGATGTGTCCCCGGATGAGTTTGATCAACTAGTTGTATCTGGCCTCGACGTTTCAGTCGAGGACTGTGTTGTCAAGGCATTTGAGGACGCTAGCAAGGACGGGGTGGTTGGCGACAAAGCGCTTTTGCTGAGCAATTCTGAGAACGGCATCATTATGAGGCAGGTTGGCAGCGGCACAGCGAAGTCGCTTGGTGCGAGCTCGCTCTTCAGGGTCTCGGATAGCCAGGAGGCTCGAGCCAGGGCTGTTAGGTTTGTAAAGTCGGAATGCCCTGGCTCCAGCAAACTGCGCGCCGTTCTTGCCTCGGTCGTCTCGCGTCTTGTCAAGCCGACTCTCACGTTCAACAAGAGCGAGACAGAGAAGGCCAAGCAAGATGCCATGGCGGCCGTCGAGCTTGTTTATTTCAAGATCAAAAAAGGGCAGATGATCATCCGGGCGAGGGAGATGGTTACTCCTAAGCAGAGCCGGCTTATCAGGGAGATTTCCAAAAACATCCAGCCTCGTCGGCGTGTGAACTCGGCTGTCGGGACGCCGCTTTTTTTGGCGATTGTGGTCATCCTTCTCAGCCTTTCGGGCCGGCGGTTTGGGTTTGAGGCGGCATCGGGGTGGAAGAATCAGCTGCTGTTCTGGACAATCGCCA
Encoded proteins:
- a CDS encoding methyltransferase domain-containing protein → MPKGTAPGWWKDELDKIGEGAVYAPWAKPEITAREVKFLLEVLGPGRARRLLDAGCGFGRHSLLLAEGGFLVTGVDISHVLPRLAMKRARITSARASFVTADIGLLPFDTHSFDCIIGMAEGGIGYKETNEANEAMLAELARVLVPGGRFVIGVINAGWAMQRCPCVKFQLDKGAIGVYRFRYDRKESRLRTDVCSVRWRGLRFHRSQGWVRLYTYSEMAGILARLGLQITSAYGENNVKVPLSKHSFRMVICGQKRA
- a CDS encoding YfhO family protein; protein product: MRKYMVLNKPLAGQILLVVVLVAVFFGNALFTNKLYFFYDTIMQNFPFGQFFAEGFGQHKLRLWCPNIFCGFPLFAEGQAGPLYPLFGPLLLLAPYWVIYKYSVALHSLLAGIFMLVFLRQRKLSAQSCLLGAVAFAFSGFFVAQVSHINIIRGYCYLPAILAAIEAVRARGMRRWWLIPALSGAFLLGTHPYVAIYVLLAVGLWLAFGLFDRRRLPKKASAGRWLAIAGGLALGLGLAACQLLPSAELLEHSTRGQDVSIGFLTAGSLPARNLITFLLPNFFGTPATNSYWGPGEIGLYAEFCGYVGILTLILATVAVLFRRDGRLLYFVVLLAGSIVFALGSRTPLYLILANIPVLNATRTPARFMYLAVFALSALSAHGLEYLLSLHSKLRTRRLVGVCLVLIVAALSITAYHLALGNSLAVSQERSFPAQSRNLVSDESRTFFARYGEALSGDLWRFGTISALSALLLVLIISRPRQGRYLAFALPVLLFIDLFSFGHGFNPVVSTKVYTRPGKLVRLLRADPGTFRTLRWHVHELWRPELGVGEGERQADPFTPGWVNNLERYRNCTESLVPNTNMLYGIDSADGYTSFGLARYNELLGAPGKCAWPRFEPSPGLLSLLNVKYVISSEVIDNARLAPVFTSGDLYLYQNGDFLPRFFLVERAIVLPNEAAVLKAVKDRSFHPLSGVLLAGGELRKAGGFNLGSLLRQWSIEGVSGTPRGARRVAAGPLGEVIVVQADPGEITLEVRANLPTFLVVSENDYPGWEAFINGERSPILRAYGFVKALAVPRGKSVVRLVFEPKSVGIGLLISLLSAMAVFCAAIAFLSCKRVEPPPGDERCGGGFVSRWVVISIAVGLIVAPGLLGPEGSQRAAAGLYFGNVVAKVYCDSAADALRRGENDAAAETAKAALELTPDGVRAHYLLGAALFGLEDWDGARRQWERCLELEPKYSPALRGLAELGMRFGR
- a CDS encoding HDIG domain-containing protein, which translates into the protein MKKNGSKHKPKGLVQNSEPPDRRSSGTSPPVARLRALFAQNRVQSAVIACVAIALLTVLLVPKRHTIDLKLFPVGEIARQDIWAPTEITVEDEETTVAKKKAAVANVPSVYDFDERAFSQTTRAIGLTFRALRAGIEKRNELLRSLLQPAAPEGEGKQAKLAEDVSAKGTKEKLSGPSEAPARPEVKPTIADLHEEFKQLLGIDVSPDEFDQLVVSGLDVSVEDCVVKAFEDASKDGVVGDKALLLSNSENGIIMRQVGSGTAKSLGASSLFRVSDSQEARARAVRFVKSECPGSSKLRAVLASVVSRLVKPTLTFNKSETEKAKQDAMAAVELVYFKIKKGQMIIRAREMVTPKQSRLIREISKNIQPRRRVNSAVGTPLFLAIVVILLSLSGRRFGFEAASGWKNQLLFWTIAMLTLLLSKGFLWGIRSFADAIEQFPFNQQECYYFAAPLGLGAVLATLLLGKRSGLAATIVCSAFVPLLFGNYPVIIMATFLSGVTVVFVAGRYGSGAVVFKMGLSIGVVAAATVLSMQLLDANVKFSQTGYFNALCGFGQGLVVIAFAGIFLPILELVFGVWTKSKLLDLASSDRPLIKRLMIEAGGTHNHSLRVGELARSACEDVGANGVIALVGSYYHDIGKLKRPGYFIENTPVGGENPHDRLKPAMSVRVLIEHVTYGLELARKKKLPPVVQDIIEQHHGKSLMKPFYHKALEAAKRTGEKVEESEFRYPGVRPKTRQAGIIMLADSVEAASRVLIDPTRDKISKMVDRVVSWYVEDRQLDECDLSLHDIQRCKESFVHVLQGMLHSRIEYPEDQPAGPVQSEEVR
- a CDS encoding CBS domain-containing protein, which produces MKARDLMNEEVEFIDGSRNVADAVRQMNERNVSSLIVQHRGIEDAFGIVTRKDVVTKVIATGADPHATKVADIMSKPLVFASPGLEHKYAARLLANTGFRRLPVFDGKNIVGMLSNSDIFAAFSKTI
- a CDS encoding PhoH family protein, with the protein product MERVVDFTENESLRRLLGSYDSGSNLIEDEFGVVLISRGSKVKVRGEDSKVLMVEDFLRKMAPLLHKHLQCDDSLVADAVYAYLNDANVDLPGLFSEQIRVPSREADIYPKTSNQKRYVRLMRTSDIVFSIGPAGTGKTYLAMAIAVSSFLTKRVKRIVLTRPAIEAGERLGFLPGDFKEKVMPYLRPLYDALYDMIPMNKATYLIENGAIEIAPLAYMRGRTLNDSFAILDEAQNTTPEQMKMFLTRLGKGSRAVITGDITQIDLPAAQVSGLVQVQSVLSSIRGIEFIYFSSADVVRHNLVQKIIDAYEVFGRPPVVAPEPVPQTSFDTGKGESAAG